Proteins found in one Arthrobacter pascens genomic segment:
- a CDS encoding threonine/serine exporter family protein, whose amino-acid sequence MTDRPDDPRTKPPTDGLPKTQPISPTQLRQNAAAKRMLRRLVQGENPPTAPMSIVDRLTGSPYANPMIQVGGVDTSARKTLDFALHLAETMFRYGAGALEVETSIIAVTAALGLKNIEVDITNQSVAINYAPKDQTPISLLRVVRSWTNNYAGLATVHQLVTDIVAGGVGRDEAIRRLDEAITSPKPFPRWMVTMAFGVFAAVFVGVLGGDPVSSLIAFLSNIGVSLLARKLGRLRMPDFFITGTCSFVVTFVALLLWRFGLTNSPSIVVVGGILLLLPTGRLVSSVQDAINGFPVTAAGRFLSTVLTFGALVAGIAVAFVVGSKTGMQEINVTQALPPAYDLWVLVIFIALAVIAIGITEQTAWKLLLPTAAVGVAGYLALLGADTLGLGDRFSPALSAVVIGLLARLVALKMGAPQLVVAVPAALILLPGLTIFRSMYVLTIEESEILLGAGGMLSAGAIVLGAAGGIVLGDTLARPLTRSLASNERRRARRR is encoded by the coding sequence GTGACCGATCGACCTGACGATCCCCGGACCAAGCCGCCCACTGACGGCCTGCCCAAGACCCAGCCGATTTCGCCCACCCAGCTGCGACAGAACGCAGCGGCCAAAAGGATGCTGCGGCGCCTGGTCCAGGGGGAGAACCCGCCGACGGCGCCGATGAGCATTGTGGACAGGCTCACCGGGAGCCCCTACGCCAACCCGATGATCCAGGTGGGAGGGGTGGATACCTCTGCGCGCAAAACCCTGGACTTCGCCCTGCACCTGGCCGAGACCATGTTCCGGTACGGGGCAGGCGCCTTGGAGGTGGAGACGAGCATCATCGCCGTCACCGCAGCGTTGGGTCTGAAAAACATCGAGGTGGACATCACCAACCAGTCGGTGGCCATCAACTACGCTCCCAAGGACCAGACGCCCATTTCGCTGCTGCGCGTGGTGCGTTCCTGGACCAACAACTACGCCGGGCTGGCCACAGTGCACCAGCTGGTGACGGACATTGTGGCCGGGGGAGTGGGCCGGGATGAGGCCATCCGGCGCCTGGACGAGGCGATCACCAGCCCCAAGCCTTTCCCGCGCTGGATGGTCACCATGGCCTTCGGCGTCTTTGCCGCTGTGTTTGTGGGCGTGCTCGGCGGTGACCCGGTGTCCTCCCTCATCGCATTTCTCTCCAACATCGGCGTGAGCCTCCTGGCCCGGAAGCTGGGACGTTTGCGGATGCCTGACTTCTTCATCACGGGGACGTGTTCGTTCGTGGTGACGTTTGTGGCGCTCCTGCTGTGGAGGTTCGGGCTGACCAATTCACCGTCGATTGTGGTGGTGGGCGGCATCCTGCTGCTCCTGCCCACCGGGCGTCTGGTCTCCTCCGTCCAGGATGCCATCAACGGCTTCCCCGTGACGGCCGCCGGGCGGTTCCTGTCCACGGTCCTGACTTTCGGGGCGCTGGTGGCCGGGATCGCCGTCGCCTTTGTGGTGGGCTCCAAGACGGGCATGCAGGAAATCAATGTCACCCAGGCGCTCCCGCCGGCATACGACCTGTGGGTTCTTGTCATCTTCATCGCCCTTGCGGTGATAGCCATTGGCATCACCGAGCAGACCGCCTGGAAGCTGCTGCTGCCCACGGCAGCTGTTGGCGTTGCGGGCTACCTGGCACTGCTCGGAGCGGACACACTGGGTCTTGGCGACAGGTTCTCGCCCGCACTGTCCGCTGTGGTGATCGGCCTGCTGGCAAGGTTGGTGGCCCTCAAGATGGGCGCGCCACAGCTGGTGGTTGCCGTACCCGCGGCGCTGATCCTGCTGCCTGGACTGACTATTTTCCGCTCGATGTACGTGCTGACGATCGAGGAATCTGAGATCCTGCTTGGCGCCGGGGGAATGCTCAGTGCCGGTGCGATTGTCCTGGGGGCTGCCGGCGGCATTGTGCTTGGCGACACCTTGGCCAGGCCCCTGACCCGCAGCCTGGCCAGCAACGAGCGACGGCGGGCCCGCAGGCGGTAG
- a CDS encoding peptidoglycan bridge formation glycyltransferase FemA/FemB family protein translates to MNSIKAGTELEFAVLSDAEFESFSPNHPQNSFIQSAEFTRFQRARGQVVELFGVRRNGELVAAGKLNYTTNRWGYKVCECAKGPLMDYTDADLVRAVVELLKTRAADRKAAELRISPNLLYVAHDADGVEHPEILDNRPLVAELARLGFEHQGSDMNFANVNWMFIKTLESIQDSEELIMGTSYRTRKAVRKAEKNGVFLEQATLETLDEFYDALSTAGDEKGFTYREREYYEQLLRTTSAEFTKLMMAKIDIPAYRRSITERLEAESAAAADLRREVEETGSKKKANRLKVVQDLVDSYERSLKDIERFPDSVGVATVAAIHFVCFGDEVVCVIGGTKQDYIYFNGATSLYWGMMLHALEKGYSRYNFYGTFGIEGQDEEGHGGYAFKKGFGGEVVQLLGDFVMPVRPLVFQANRLARTAIAAGRTLLGKLPLRRRA, encoded by the coding sequence GTGAATTCAATCAAGGCCGGAACAGAGCTCGAGTTCGCCGTCCTCAGTGACGCCGAATTCGAGTCTTTTTCCCCGAACCACCCGCAAAACAGCTTCATCCAGTCCGCCGAGTTCACGCGCTTCCAGCGCGCCCGCGGACAGGTCGTGGAGCTCTTCGGGGTCAGGCGCAATGGTGAGCTGGTAGCGGCCGGAAAGCTGAATTACACCACCAACCGCTGGGGCTACAAGGTGTGCGAATGCGCCAAGGGCCCCCTCATGGACTACACGGACGCTGATCTGGTGCGTGCCGTCGTCGAACTCCTCAAGACGCGCGCCGCGGACCGCAAGGCCGCGGAGCTGAGGATTTCCCCCAACCTGTTGTACGTCGCCCACGACGCCGACGGCGTCGAGCACCCGGAAATCCTGGACAACCGGCCCCTGGTGGCCGAACTGGCCCGGCTGGGCTTTGAGCACCAGGGATCAGACATGAACTTCGCGAACGTCAACTGGATGTTCATCAAAACCCTTGAGAGCATCCAGGACTCAGAGGAGCTCATTATGGGCACCAGCTACCGGACGCGAAAAGCCGTCCGGAAGGCCGAAAAGAACGGGGTGTTCCTGGAGCAGGCCACGCTGGAGACCCTGGATGAGTTCTACGATGCGTTGAGCACGGCAGGGGATGAAAAGGGCTTCACCTACCGGGAACGCGAATACTACGAACAGCTCCTGCGGACCACATCGGCCGAGTTCACCAAACTCATGATGGCCAAGATTGACATCCCCGCCTACCGGAGGTCCATCACCGAACGGCTCGAAGCGGAATCTGCGGCCGCGGCCGACCTGCGCCGCGAGGTTGAAGAGACGGGCAGCAAAAAGAAAGCCAACCGGCTCAAAGTGGTCCAGGACCTCGTGGACAGTTACGAGCGCAGCCTTAAGGACATCGAGCGCTTCCCGGATTCCGTGGGCGTGGCAACCGTGGCGGCCATCCACTTCGTCTGCTTCGGCGATGAGGTGGTGTGCGTCATCGGCGGGACCAAGCAGGACTACATCTACTTCAACGGCGCCACTTCGCTGTACTGGGGCATGATGCTGCACGCGCTGGAGAAGGGGTACTCCCGCTACAACTTCTATGGGACCTTCGGCATCGAGGGCCAGGACGAAGAAGGGCACGGCGGCTACGCCTTCAAAAAGGGCTTTGGCGGGGAAGTGGTCCAACTGCTGGGCGACTTCGTGATGCCCGTGCGGCCACTCGTGTTCCAGGCCAACCGTCTGGCCCGGACCGCAATCGCGGCAGGCCGTACCCTGCTGGGCAAACTGCCCCTGAGGCGCAGGGCGTAA
- a CDS encoding lipid II:glycine glycyltransferase FemX, which produces MDTAPLREFTARFATAEEIENWDKHVTANPNGGNMLQSAAYASVKNGHGWDVRFLVLESAGTASYNLVLEKKFPLLGRLWYLIKGPDLADLEDLKPALDACAAFARSRKFNVFAIKVEPDIVSSSEARAHLAAAGLVKAPNIQSNDSTALLDIAEPEKEVFRAISSRARNAVRRAEREGCEVVQREQSPETYRALYELMADTVNAKGSMPLRSYEYYSRFWDEFCNRGQGNFFFVYEDGKPSVGAFVINYGSKATYKDGGSTQNRKQYGDSHLVQWAAIRRMKELGCAEYDFCGTPPADRIKDTSHPLYGMGMFKTSFSKTVTDFVGCYDYVLGPVRHRLWVKGAERIFRRLETTRTGGQFY; this is translated from the coding sequence TTGGACACGGCCCCCTTGCGAGAATTCACCGCCCGCTTTGCTACAGCCGAGGAAATTGAGAACTGGGACAAGCACGTTACGGCCAACCCGAACGGCGGCAACATGCTGCAGTCGGCAGCCTACGCGTCGGTGAAGAACGGCCACGGCTGGGATGTCCGCTTCCTGGTTCTGGAGTCTGCGGGAACTGCCAGTTACAACCTCGTTCTGGAGAAGAAGTTTCCCCTGCTGGGCCGCCTCTGGTACCTCATCAAAGGGCCCGACCTGGCTGACCTTGAGGACCTCAAGCCGGCGCTGGATGCGTGCGCGGCATTTGCCCGGAGCCGGAAATTCAACGTCTTCGCCATCAAGGTCGAGCCGGACATCGTCTCCAGTTCTGAAGCCCGGGCGCACCTCGCGGCTGCCGGCCTGGTGAAGGCCCCTAACATCCAGTCCAACGACTCCACCGCGCTGCTGGATATTGCGGAGCCGGAGAAGGAGGTGTTCCGCGCCATTTCCTCACGCGCCCGGAACGCCGTCCGCCGCGCCGAACGCGAAGGCTGCGAAGTGGTGCAACGGGAACAGAGCCCGGAAACGTACCGCGCCCTCTACGAGCTGATGGCGGACACAGTGAACGCCAAAGGATCGATGCCGCTGCGCAGCTACGAGTACTACTCCCGGTTCTGGGACGAATTCTGCAACCGGGGCCAGGGCAACTTCTTTTTCGTCTACGAGGACGGGAAGCCGAGCGTAGGCGCCTTTGTGATCAACTACGGATCCAAGGCAACGTACAAGGACGGCGGTTCCACCCAGAACCGAAAGCAGTACGGTGATTCCCATCTGGTCCAGTGGGCCGCCATCCGCCGGATGAAGGAACTGGGCTGCGCGGAGTACGACTTCTGCGGCACGCCTCCCGCAGACAGGATCAAGGACACCTCCCATCCGCTGTACGGCATGGGCATGTTCAAGACAAGCTTCAGCAAAACAGTCACGGATTTTGTGGGCTGCTACGACTATGTCCTTGGGCCCGTCAGACACCGTCTCTGGGTCAAAGGTGCCGAACGTATCTTCCGACGGCTTGAAACTACCCGCACCGGTGGCCAGTTCTACTGA
- a CDS encoding TspO/MBR family protein produces MQSHSGESPGPSQPASGNPGTGPPASGQRGTAAQLLMLVVFLAASAAVAGLGSVAVVANVNGWFATADMPPWTPPKSAFGPVWTVLYIGMAVAAWLVWRHGAGLTSRPLKLYWAQLLLNLAWTPLFFGLYPILGSLALWLGLAVILALIVALSFTVMDFGPISTPAGILLLPYLSWVIFAGTLNAWAAVNN; encoded by the coding sequence ATGCAGTCCCATTCCGGAGAATCTCCAGGCCCCAGCCAACCGGCATCCGGCAACCCGGGAACCGGTCCGCCAGCATCCGGCCAGCGGGGAACGGCAGCCCAGTTGCTGATGCTCGTGGTTTTTCTTGCAGCCTCTGCCGCGGTGGCCGGACTGGGCAGCGTGGCTGTTGTAGCCAATGTGAATGGCTGGTTTGCCACCGCTGACATGCCGCCGTGGACCCCACCCAAATCAGCCTTCGGCCCCGTCTGGACTGTGCTCTACATCGGGATGGCCGTGGCCGCCTGGTTGGTGTGGCGCCACGGGGCGGGCCTGACCAGCAGGCCGCTGAAGTTGTACTGGGCCCAACTCCTCCTCAACCTCGCCTGGACGCCGTTGTTCTTTGGCCTCTACCCGATTCTGGGATCGTTGGCCCTGTGGCTGGGTCTCGCGGTGATTCTGGCCCTGATCGTGGCACTGTCGTTCACCGTGATGGATTTTGGCCCTATCAGCACTCCCGCTGGCATCCTGCTTCTGCCATACCTGTCCTGGGTGATTTTCGCCGGTACCCTCAACGCGTGGGCTGCCGTCAACAACTGA
- a CDS encoding L-serine ammonia-lyase, which produces MAVGVFDLFSIGIGPSSSHTVGPMRAAAVFAEELKSSGVLGRVAGLRVDLYGSLAATGHGHGTMTAILLGLEGFHPELILPDEVEERLATIAETGMLRLSGAVSLPYGVTDMVLRPLTILPRHTNGMTFTVSDAGGNSLHKATFFSVGGGFIVREGEEEAALKELDESKKELPLPFRTAAELLGHCQSKGLSMGEVMLVNERASTSEQEIRDGLLHIYSVMESCVEVSLKREGLLPGGLKVRRRAPDWHDRLLKEDKDRDPKYWQEWVNLIALAVNEENASGGRVVTAPTNGAAGIIPAVLYYALHFAPGMDKATQQDRDDVVVKFLLTAGAIGVLYKEQASISGAEVGCQGEVGSASSMAAAGLAEVMGGTPSQVENAAEIAMEHNLGLTCDPIGGLVQVPCIERNAIAAAKAINAAKMALWGDGSHRVSLDEVIVTMRETGRDMSSKYKETAMGGLAVNVVEC; this is translated from the coding sequence ATGGCTGTTGGTGTCTTTGACCTGTTTTCCATTGGGATCGGGCCTTCGAGCTCACACACCGTGGGCCCCATGCGCGCTGCTGCGGTGTTCGCCGAGGAGCTCAAGTCTTCCGGTGTGCTTGGCCGCGTTGCCGGACTCCGGGTTGACCTGTACGGATCGCTTGCGGCGACCGGCCACGGCCATGGCACCATGACCGCCATCCTGCTGGGCCTGGAAGGATTCCACCCCGAGCTGATCCTGCCCGACGAGGTGGAGGAGCGGCTGGCCACCATCGCCGAAACGGGAATGCTGCGGCTCAGCGGTGCCGTTTCGCTGCCGTATGGGGTGACGGACATGGTGCTGAGGCCGCTCACCATCCTTCCCCGGCACACCAACGGCATGACGTTCACCGTCTCAGACGCCGGCGGCAATTCTCTCCACAAAGCCACGTTCTTCTCCGTGGGTGGTGGCTTTATTGTCCGTGAAGGTGAAGAGGAAGCCGCGCTCAAGGAACTGGACGAGTCCAAGAAGGAGCTCCCCCTGCCGTTCAGGACTGCCGCGGAGCTCCTGGGCCATTGCCAGTCCAAGGGCCTGTCCATGGGCGAGGTCATGCTCGTCAACGAAAGGGCGTCGACGTCGGAGCAGGAGATCCGCGACGGCCTGCTCCATATCTACTCGGTGATGGAAAGCTGTGTGGAGGTCAGCCTTAAGCGCGAAGGCCTGCTGCCCGGCGGACTGAAGGTCCGCCGTCGTGCGCCCGACTGGCATGACCGCCTCCTGAAGGAGGACAAGGACCGGGACCCCAAGTACTGGCAGGAATGGGTCAACCTGATCGCCCTGGCTGTCAATGAGGAGAATGCCTCCGGTGGGCGCGTTGTCACCGCCCCCACCAACGGCGCGGCCGGCATCATCCCCGCGGTGTTGTATTACGCACTGCATTTCGCTCCGGGTATGGACAAAGCCACGCAGCAGGACCGCGACGACGTTGTGGTCAAGTTCCTGCTGACGGCCGGTGCCATCGGGGTGCTGTACAAGGAGCAGGCGTCCATTTCGGGTGCTGAGGTGGGCTGCCAGGGGGAGGTGGGGTCGGCGTCGTCCATGGCCGCGGCAGGCCTGGCCGAGGTGATGGGCGGAACGCCGTCACAGGTGGAGAACGCCGCGGAGATCGCGATGGAGCACAACCTGGGCCTGACGTGTGATCCGATCGGCGGGCTGGTGCAGGTCCCGTGCATCGAACGCAACGCGATCGCCGCCGCCAAGGCCATCAACGCCGCCAAAATGGCGCTCTGGGGCGATGGTTCGCACCGGGTATCCCTGGACGAGGTGATCGTGACCATGCGCGAGACCGGCCGCGACATGAGCTCCAAGTACAAGGAAACCGCCATGGGCGGCCTTGCTGTGAACGTTGTGGAATGCTGA
- the glyA gene encoding serine hydroxymethyltransferase, whose translation MSAAAAGTAAFEQVVSPSLDAQLSELDPEIAAKIDDELTRQRDGLEMIASENHTAVAVMQAQGSVLTNKYAEGYPGKRYYGGCEHVDVIEQLAIDRVKALFGAEYANVQPHSGAQANASVMHALIKPGDTIMGLNLAHGGHLTHGMKINFSGRLYNVIPYQVREEDHRIDMAEVERLAQEHRPQLIVAGWSAYARQLDFAEFRRIADSVGAYLMVDMAHFAGLVAAGLHPSPVPHAHVTTSTTHKTLAGPRGGIILTNDAGIAKKINSAVFPGQQGGPLEHVIAGKAVAFKIAASAEFKERQERVLAGARILADRLVQPDVKAKGINVISGGTDVHLVLVDLRDCELDGQQAEDRLAEIDITVNRNAVPFDPRPPMVTSGLRIGTPALATRGFGKAAFREVADIIAEALIADAGADLSGLRSRVDALAAAHPLYPGVAPLS comes from the coding sequence GTGAGCGCCGCAGCCGCAGGCACTGCCGCGTTCGAGCAGGTAGTTTCCCCGAGCCTGGACGCCCAGCTGTCCGAGCTGGATCCGGAGATCGCCGCCAAGATCGACGACGAACTGACCCGCCAGCGCGACGGCCTGGAAATGATCGCGTCGGAAAACCACACCGCCGTGGCCGTGATGCAGGCGCAGGGCTCGGTCCTGACCAACAAGTACGCCGAGGGCTACCCGGGCAAGCGCTACTACGGCGGCTGCGAGCACGTGGACGTTATTGAGCAGCTGGCCATCGACAGGGTGAAAGCCCTGTTCGGTGCAGAATACGCGAACGTGCAGCCGCACTCCGGCGCGCAGGCGAACGCCTCGGTGATGCACGCCCTGATCAAGCCGGGCGACACGATCATGGGCCTGAACCTGGCCCACGGCGGACACCTGACGCATGGCATGAAGATCAACTTCTCCGGCCGCCTGTACAACGTCATTCCGTACCAGGTCCGCGAGGAGGACCACCGAATCGACATGGCCGAGGTGGAGCGCCTGGCTCAGGAGCACAGGCCGCAGCTGATCGTGGCGGGCTGGTCCGCGTACGCACGCCAGCTGGACTTCGCCGAGTTCCGCCGGATCGCCGACTCGGTGGGGGCCTATCTGATGGTGGACATGGCACACTTCGCGGGCCTGGTGGCCGCGGGCCTGCACCCGTCACCGGTGCCGCACGCCCACGTGACCACCTCCACCACGCACAAGACCCTCGCCGGCCCGCGCGGCGGCATTATCCTGACCAACGACGCCGGCATTGCCAAGAAGATCAACTCGGCAGTGTTCCCGGGCCAGCAGGGCGGACCGCTGGAACACGTCATCGCTGGAAAGGCGGTGGCCTTCAAGATCGCCGCGTCCGCCGAGTTCAAGGAGCGCCAGGAACGCGTCCTGGCCGGCGCCCGGATCCTGGCTGACCGCCTGGTCCAGCCGGATGTCAAAGCCAAGGGGATCAACGTGATCTCCGGCGGAACCGACGTGCATCTGGTACTTGTTGACCTGCGCGACTGTGAGCTTGACGGTCAGCAGGCCGAGGACCGGCTCGCGGAGATCGACATCACGGTCAACCGCAACGCAGTGCCGTTCGATCCGCGCCCGCCGATGGTTACCTCCGGGCTGAGGATCGGCACCCCGGCGCTGGCTACGCGGGGCTTTGGCAAGGCGGCCTTCCGTGAGGTCGCTGACATCATCGCCGAGGCCCTGATCGCCGACGCCGGCGCAGACCTTTCCGGCCTGCGCTCCCGCGTGGATGCCCTCGCGGCAGCCCACCCGCTCTACCCGGGCGTCGCACCACTGTCCTGA
- the gcvH gene encoding glycine cleavage system protein GcvH — MAKVAPELQYSDEHEWVAREGGNLVSVGISAVATDALGDIVYVELPEVGSAVTAGETCGEVESTKSVSDLYAPVTGEVTEVNPAVVDDPALVNNDPYGAGWLFKVAAESDGPLLSAEDYAAKNGGEL, encoded by the coding sequence ATGGCAAAAGTTGCCCCTGAATTGCAGTACTCCGACGAGCACGAGTGGGTGGCCCGCGAGGGTGGGAACCTGGTGTCCGTCGGGATTTCCGCCGTGGCCACTGATGCCCTCGGCGACATCGTGTACGTGGAACTGCCCGAGGTGGGCTCTGCGGTCACGGCGGGGGAGACGTGCGGCGAGGTGGAGTCCACCAAGTCCGTCTCGGACCTGTACGCCCCGGTGACCGGCGAGGTCACGGAGGTCAATCCCGCCGTCGTCGACGACCCCGCGCTGGTCAACAATGATCCCTACGGTGCGGGCTGGCTCTTCAAGGTGGCCGCCGAGTCTGACGGGCCGCTGCTGTCCGCCGAGGACTACGCGGCCAAGAACGGCGGCGAACTGTGA
- the gcvT gene encoding glycine cleavage system aminomethyltransferase GcvT: MTENYTALYEEHKKLGASFTDFGGWQMPLKYSSELAEHHAVRNAAGIFDLSHMGEVWVTGPDAAAFLDYALVGRISAMAVGKAKYSLLCNEDGGIIDDLITYRRPAPADAGSEGTDRFLVVPNAGNATVVAAELAQRAAGFDVEVDDVSAGTSLIAVQGPKAQELLLRLVPAAQHSLITELKYYAAVEVPFLVGGAGQELLLARTGYTGEDGFEIFVDNDDAAALWQAIVAIADEGELTPAGLASRDSLRLEAGMPLYGNELSLEGDPFAAGLGPVVALSKEGDFVGKAALAAKKETGAGTSSGRKLVGLKGLGRRAGRGHYPVLKDGAVVGEVTSGQPSPTLGYPVAMAYVDVEHTELGTALDIDLRGKAEPFEVVALPFYKRQK; this comes from the coding sequence ATGACTGAGAACTACACAGCGCTCTACGAAGAGCACAAGAAACTCGGCGCCTCCTTCACCGACTTCGGTGGCTGGCAAATGCCGCTCAAGTACAGTTCCGAGCTGGCCGAACACCACGCCGTCCGCAACGCCGCGGGAATTTTTGACCTCTCCCACATGGGCGAAGTCTGGGTGACCGGTCCGGACGCGGCCGCGTTCCTGGACTACGCATTGGTAGGCAGGATTTCGGCCATGGCCGTGGGCAAGGCCAAGTACTCGCTGCTCTGCAATGAGGACGGCGGCATCATCGACGACCTCATCACCTACCGCCGCCCCGCCCCGGCGGACGCCGGAAGTGAAGGGACCGACCGCTTCCTGGTGGTTCCGAACGCCGGCAACGCCACAGTGGTGGCAGCAGAACTTGCCCAGCGTGCCGCGGGTTTCGACGTGGAGGTGGACGACGTCTCAGCAGGCACCTCCCTCATCGCAGTCCAGGGTCCCAAGGCACAGGAACTGCTGCTCCGGCTGGTCCCCGCCGCCCAGCACAGCCTGATCACGGAACTTAAGTACTACGCAGCGGTGGAAGTTCCCTTCCTGGTGGGCGGCGCCGGCCAGGAGCTCCTGCTGGCACGCACCGGCTATACCGGCGAGGACGGCTTCGAGATCTTCGTTGACAACGACGACGCCGCCGCCCTGTGGCAGGCCATCGTCGCCATTGCGGACGAAGGGGAACTGACGCCCGCGGGCCTCGCCTCCCGCGATTCGCTCCGGCTCGAGGCCGGGATGCCGCTCTACGGCAATGAGCTGTCCCTCGAAGGCGACCCGTTCGCCGCAGGACTGGGACCCGTCGTCGCGCTTTCCAAGGAAGGCGACTTTGTGGGCAAGGCCGCGCTCGCGGCCAAGAAGGAAACCGGCGCAGGCACGTCGTCAGGACGAAAGCTCGTGGGCCTCAAGGGCCTGGGCCGCCGTGCCGGCCGCGGACACTACCCGGTCCTCAAGGACGGCGCTGTGGTTGGCGAAGTCACCTCCGGCCAGCCCTCGCCGACCCTGGGCTACCCGGTGGCCATGGCCTACGTGGATGTTGAACACACCGAACTCGGCACCGCCCTGGACATCGACCTCCGCGGCAAGGCGGAGCCGTTCGAAGTCGTTGCCTTGCCGTTTTACAAGCGCCAAAAGTAG